The stretch of DNA ttctatgaattctaatcacaaatccatattttgaatttttatacaatcagtgatttggaatttaatctatttgatttttcaaacagatattttaatttgttgaatgaattctcAGTTTTCACTTGCGAATTTGTAATGTTAAACATTATAGAAGTTTGTTGGCGGTTTCTTGGTCGAAAATGTTAACCAATTTTAATGATATAAGATTCGTTgtgtgaatattttattttaatttttcaatatttcaaaacaaaacaattccaaatatttcaaacagtcaaaaaaaatatttttaaaatacttttaattcttgACAGATTTGCTGTATTTCAGTGTATCTTGAAATTTAGGTATCGTCAAGAATAGATTCTTCCGATGATGCAGAAATAtgctggggtccaatgaaagttttgatagctatctcggatcttCCGTAACAATAATAAATCTTACATAATAATAGGCATCTAACTttggctttgcttcgctgtatttcgtttttcaacgaatcgattttttgaactcaaattttagttttttgacgttattttggtcatcacttcatagaacaaaccaaaaccaaaattctgataaagacTTAGAaaccaaaatcaacttttagaacAGCCAcgaacgttttaaaaataattgtagaGTTATGAATTTGGcttagaattaaaaaagaagatGTAGATGTAGTTGTTAGAAGATACATTAAAGTTCatggaagaaaatgcttctttaccaaataaagtttctccttcaaataaatacctaaaaattttcatataatacatgaaattctaaaattagaccAGCATTCGTCTCCCggtatacaaaaatattttttaacaaacttgaaaatttcgttCACTGgaactcatgttcaaaattagaacgaagaacttgattttttttcatggatttgaaaaggaacattgagagatggaattcaatatttgaaaaatttaaaaacaaaatgttttaagaaacaaattttattgcacaaaacaattattatcagtattcaaagcattattaaaatcTTCATCTGATGTTCATATTTTATCAGCAAATTGGTAAAATAgcaaagcaaatttatttttaaaatattcaattcaagaaaaacaaactcaatttcataatcttaacagTGAGGACGTTATTTGACGATTAAAAAATGCTCGGTTTTTATCCGATTAAATCAGAGATTCAATTTTAGCGGAAAACTTCCCGTGCCAGCGAAGAGAAATTTCTCCAGGATTCCAAATGCTATATCAGACTTTTATGAAGAACGTTAACTGATTTCTAAATCTCAACTTGGTTGCAAAATGACAAGATGCTGTTAATTTCTTCTGTAGtagttttttggtttcttttggaATCCTGAGAaatattatctgaactgaagcaacttatgttgcgtccgtttactctagaaaatttcgaggattttcaaaattttcacatattaagctgaagagccgcatgcggctcgcgagccgcaggttgccgacctatgacctagaccaatgtaatggggccgccgcttctgacggcgggtcggcggccacctcggattcgggagcttcggcggctttgtgccgcctgagccccttcatcctcgttggttgcggctttgccgcaaaaggataaagttatgaaaccccacttttttgtaacaatttcttttttttttaaataatttcttgtAAGGATAAATGTATTctattttctgggaaatggttcttctggcgaaaaaatttctggtaaatggttcattctggtgaaaaaatttctgggaaatttttctggggaatggttcgtctggggaaataaattctggggaatggttctttctggcgattgtaattctggggatttttcattctgggcaatggttttcgggtaaatggagtacaaccgaaTATACTCTTGAAAAGCTTTAATTTTAGACAGAATACGCATTAGACTGAGAATCAGTGTTAAGAAcagaatttcagaattcagaatttaaaattgaaaatcgaaatttacaattagtTACTTGGAACCAGCATCAGAGAGCAGAACTTGGAATGCATAATTCTCAATTCAGAATGCATAATTTGGAAGCCGACATCAGAggtcaaatttcgaaaatttatcaagAACTCggattctgaatcagaattcatatttcatatttcataattcatattttcctgttttttcctatccttttttgatttaaaactttaaatatttattcctGCATTTTTAATGTTCTGAATAACTAACACTTAATTTATTCTATTCAAATCATAAAAGCTTACCTGAGTAAGACCCCAGCCGGAAATTTTACACAGCGTATCATCCATATAGGATTCATCCTGTTCCGGAAGTGCGACCGGTTGAGCGTTTTTCGAAAGGGCTATGTTGTTTGCCAGCTCCAGTAGCGAATAATCGTAGTCGATTGTGCTATCGTCGTACTCCGGATGCTGTATAATTCTCTTGATTCTCATCAGCACACCACCCCGGGCATGTCTGCTGGAACCGACTCGGATTCGAAGGCTGAAAACGGTTCTTCCATCGGTACAGTGGGCTGCCGTTAGAATCCATTTTCTGGCGATGATCGATCCACCACAAATGTGACTTCCGAAAGATTGCAACGAAATTTGGTACGGAGCATCGGAAATGTCAATCTGGAAGCCTCCGACGATTCGTGGAGCTCCTGGCACTGAAGGAGTTGTTGGAGCAGTCTCGTAACGAGGGCGAGAGCGAGCGCGAACTTTTTTGGGATCCGGTAGAGCACTACAGCTCACAAGAAAAAGTGCGATGCACAAGAAAGAATAAAGACACCGGGCCATCTTTCCCCTTTGATAAGTACTAGAATCCTATTGCACTAAATCAATTATTCAAAACTAACAGGCACAATCACTCAAACTTGTGCTTTTATACTTGATATCAATAATCAAACCTCTTGTGCGAAATTGATAAATAAGAATTATCCTGTTTGATTTTCATCGTTGATTGTTCTTATCTTTGAAACATCGTTATCGTTTCGTAACAAATATCAATCGCGCGATTACTGTCTCTTACCGGATATAAGCGGTAAATCGATCAATCATCCAGGATCTTCCAATCAGTATCAGCTTGAAAAGCCTTAAACTTAGTATTCCAGCTAAATGACTCAGTTATTGACTAGTTATGGTTCACTATCATTTCGCGTGGGTTTAGTTTGCTGGCGCACGCTTTACAACCCTTCTAAACGAACGTTTGCGCCTACAATAAAACGAACTTTGCCAGTTATATCGAGTCGAACGACTCCAAACAAACTGAGACTCGGTTTTAACAATCCGCATTAGGTCTAGGGAAAATAACCAAATTAGCGGATCATGGGAAAGTGGTTTCCCGCTCATCAAATGTGTAACGCGGCGTTGTCTACACTCGTCGTAACGATTCTACTGTTCACTTGATGCCCAGGCTAATGTCTGCCATTAGAACGAATTATGCATACGACTGCCTTGCAGCTTCCACACCGTCTCTTCGTCTAGAACCTATAGGTACCGGGAATCACTAAAGCGAGGATTTCGACGATTTCCGCAGACTTATGGTAATTGTTATTTGTTTCCCACGTGCagggaataaaaatgaattgatATGTAATCagagtgaaaatttatttatatggaGTGTTTACAACAAACTTGTTTACCAAATATATCACGGAAACAAAAGTGAAGCAGTAGATATCTTTTAAAGCAAATAAACTTTCATGTCAATGCGTTAAATATATCACCTGAAGTGAGCTGGTACCATCGGTTCTAGATCGCGGATCTAATATTATCTCCCAATCTCTATCGAAagcatagaaaatttgaaatctggagctattacgaaaaaataaattttgaccaaaaatcgactttcttgGACTGCAATTCTTGTCCTTATTTTAAGACAATGAGTGTCATTTAACTCTACtactttaactatttttttgttatttttaacatttaaatagctttattttatttgtttttgttccaaaCTCGATGTTACTTGTATTctatttttttgcctttctgtGGTACGCTCAGTAGTTTTCTGTAATAAAAACATAAGTAAATTATGTTTATATTAGTGTCGCTAAATAAGTtgatcacttaaaaaaaaaatagaataaaagatAAGTTGTTGATCCATAATCTCCAGAGCATGGGTTGTGAAGATTTTCTACCAAAAAGCCTAATTTTGAATCCAGCGAACAGCAGGAAATGAACAtatttctttatgaaaatttcgcatCATGTTCATTTAAGTTTCATAAGAAGTCAGGTCCGGCGTGGAtgtcaaaattttgtgcaaaactgCTCGGGTATTTTCGTATTATAaatctgtatgtatgtatgtatgtatgtatcc from Uranotaenia lowii strain MFRU-FL unplaced genomic scaffold, ASM2978415v1 HiC_scaffold_493, whole genome shotgun sequence encodes:
- the LOC129760187 gene encoding trypsin-1-like → MARCLYSFLCIALFLVSCSALPDPKKVRARSRPRYETAPTTPSVPGAPRIVGGFQIDISDAPYQISLQSFGSHICGGSIIARKWILTAAHCTDGRTVFSLRIRVGSSRHARGGVLMRIKRIIQHPEYDDSTIDYDYSLLELANNIALSKNAQPVALPEQDESYMDDTLCKISGWGLTQSPTEARSSLRAAYVPTYNHAKCDEAYASYGGITDQMLCAGYEMGGKDACQGDSGGPLVAEGKLLGVVSWGIGCAQPNYPGVYARVSAVRDWIHSNSGV